Proteins encoded in a region of the Quercus lobata isolate SW786 chromosome 8, ValleyOak3.0 Primary Assembly, whole genome shotgun sequence genome:
- the LOC115957933 gene encoding ribokinase isoform X1, which translates to MRGIAISPSNQCCSSPFQFQTQDTLPSQPYRTVNLNPLLQFNKKKKQNPSNGRRYPLVSKISINPSNNNNNNNTQTPIPPLVVFGSANADIYLEINRLPKVGETISANSGQTLAGGKGANQAACGGRLSYPTYFLGQVGDDAHGKLISESLQNGGVCLDYLNTVTDAPTGHAVVMLQPDGQNSIIIVGGANMNCWPHTLSDQDFEVVRNAGIVLLQREIPDSVNIQVAKAARSTGVPVILDAGGMDAPFPQELLNSIDILSPNESELGRLTGMATESFEQITQAVVKCHKMGVKQVLVKLGAKGSALFVEGEEPIKQPIISATKVLDTTGAGDTFTAAFAVALVEGKSRNECLKFAAAAASLCVQVKGAIPSMPDRKSVLDLLQSH; encoded by the exons atgagaggaaTAGCAATTTCACCATCAAACCAATGCTGCAGCAGTCCTTTCCAATTCCAAACCCAAGATACTCTGCCGAGTCAACCATATAGAACAGTGAACTTAAACCCACTTCTCCAAttcaacaagaagaagaagcaaaacccATCAAATGGAAGAAGATACCCACTTGTCTCCAAAATTTCCATAAATCCgtcaaacaacaacaacaacaacaacacacaAACCCCAATTCCCCCACTTGTAGTTTTTGGATCAGCCAATGCAGATATTTATTTGGAGATTAATAGGTTGCCTAAGGTGGGTGAGACCATCTCAGCCAATAGTGGTCAGACTCTTGCTGGTGGCAAAGGTGCCAACCAGGCTGCCTGTGGTGGCAGGCTCTCTTATCCAACCTACTTTTTGGGGCAGGTAGGTGATGATGCTCATGGCAAATTAATTTCTGAATCTCTCCAAAATGGTGGGGTTTGTTTGGATTATCTTAATACTGTCACTGATGCACCCACTGGGCATGCTGTGGTTATGCTCCAGCCTGATGGGCAGAACTCAATCATCATTGTTGGTGGTGCCAACATGAATTGTTGGCCTCACACCCTTTCTGACCAGGATTTTGAGGTGGTCAGGAATGCTGGGATTGTTTTGCTGCAGAGGGAGATCCCAGATTCAGTCAACATTCAGGTCGCAAAG GCTGCAAGAAGTACCGGTGTTCCTGTCATCTTGGATGCTGGTGGAATGGATGCACCGTTCCCACaagaattattaaattctaTTGATATTTTAAGCCCAAATGAAAGTGAACTTGGTCGTTTAACAGGAATGGCAACTGAAAGCTTTGAACAGATTACTCAAGCTGTGGTGAAATGCCATAAAATG GGTGTTAAGCAAGTCCTTGTGAAACTTGGGGCCAAAGGGTCTGCCTTATTTGTGGAAGGTGAAGAGCCAATTAAACAACCTATCATATCAGCCACAAAGGTCCTCGATACAACTGGGGCTGGAGATACTTTTACTGCAGCATTTGCTGTGGCTCTTGTGGAGGGCAAGTCCAGAAATGAATGCTTAAAATTTGCTG CTGCAGCTGCTTCTCTTTGTGTTCAAGTGAAGGGAGCTATTCCTAGCATGCCTGATAGGAAATCAGTTTTGGATCTTCTTCAATCTCATTAA
- the LOC115957934 gene encoding uncharacterized protein LOC115957934 translates to MDGKTKEGVAEATSSGPYTMFELKVDTTKPGWHKAMITLSRSIKDVCYYIDGEGCAHVSGYISPGLLHKILAKVAPLAEFKWLACAHDEKNAQNGHDSHYNNGYYHHYYNYMYDPRSLYDQYQQSSYYHPQFETVYDPRSLYDQYQQSSYYHPQFETETHPHSSFHTPSQPPVVDKQSSGEKAVANPDQTKKPHAKKFNKFFKLMLKRFRTVGVRIIKAFIS, encoded by the exons ATGGACGGCAAGACCAAGGAGGGCGTAGCCGAAGCCACATCCAGCGGTCCATATACG ATGTTTGAGTTGAAAGTGGATACCACGAAGCCTGGATGGCACAAGGCAATGATAACACTGTCTCGGAGcatcaaag atgtctGTTATTATATCGATGGTGAAGGGTGTGCACATGTTTCGGGTTACATAAGCCCTGGGTTGCTCCATAAAATTCTAGCAAAAGTAGCACCACTTGCAGAGTTCAAATGGTTGGCTTGTGCACATGATGAAAAGAATGCGCAGAATGGACATGATTCTCACTATAACAATGGATATTACCATCACTATTACAATTATATGTATGATCCTCGAAGTTTATATGATCAATACCAGCAATCCTCTTACTACCATCCACAATTTGAGACGGTGTATGATCCTCGAAGTTTATATGATCAATACCAGCAATCCTCTTACTACCATCCACAATTTGAGACGGAGACTCATCCTCATTCTTCTTTCCATACACCATCGCAGCCTCCTGTGGTTGACAAACAAAGTAGTGGTGAAAAGGCAGTAGCAAATCCAGATCAGACTAAAAAACCCCACGctaaaaagttcaataagtTTTTTAAGCTGATGCTGAAGCGGTTTCGAACTGTTGGTGTACGCATTATTAAAGCTTTTATTTCATAG
- the LOC115957933 gene encoding ribokinase isoform X2 produces MRGIAISPSNQCCSSPFQFQTQDTLPSQPYRTVNLNPLLQFNKKKKQNPSNGRRYPLVSKISINPSNNNNNNNTQTPIPPLVVFGSANADIYLEINRLPKVGETISANSGQTLAGGKGANQAACGGRLSYPTYFLGQPDGQNSIIIVGGANMNCWPHTLSDQDFEVVRNAGIVLLQREIPDSVNIQVAKAARSTGVPVILDAGGMDAPFPQELLNSIDILSPNESELGRLTGMATESFEQITQAVVKCHKMGVKQVLVKLGAKGSALFVEGEEPIKQPIISATKVLDTTGAGDTFTAAFAVALVEGKSRNECLKFAAAAASLCVQVKGAIPSMPDRKSVLDLLQSH; encoded by the exons atgagaggaaTAGCAATTTCACCATCAAACCAATGCTGCAGCAGTCCTTTCCAATTCCAAACCCAAGATACTCTGCCGAGTCAACCATATAGAACAGTGAACTTAAACCCACTTCTCCAAttcaacaagaagaagaagcaaaacccATCAAATGGAAGAAGATACCCACTTGTCTCCAAAATTTCCATAAATCCgtcaaacaacaacaacaacaacaacacacaAACCCCAATTCCCCCACTTGTAGTTTTTGGATCAGCCAATGCAGATATTTATTTGGAGATTAATAGGTTGCCTAAGGTGGGTGAGACCATCTCAGCCAATAGTGGTCAGACTCTTGCTGGTGGCAAAGGTGCCAACCAGGCTGCCTGTGGTGGCAGGCTCTCTTATCCAACCTACTTTTTGGGGCAG CCTGATGGGCAGAACTCAATCATCATTGTTGGTGGTGCCAACATGAATTGTTGGCCTCACACCCTTTCTGACCAGGATTTTGAGGTGGTCAGGAATGCTGGGATTGTTTTGCTGCAGAGGGAGATCCCAGATTCAGTCAACATTCAGGTCGCAAAG GCTGCAAGAAGTACCGGTGTTCCTGTCATCTTGGATGCTGGTGGAATGGATGCACCGTTCCCACaagaattattaaattctaTTGATATTTTAAGCCCAAATGAAAGTGAACTTGGTCGTTTAACAGGAATGGCAACTGAAAGCTTTGAACAGATTACTCAAGCTGTGGTGAAATGCCATAAAATG GGTGTTAAGCAAGTCCTTGTGAAACTTGGGGCCAAAGGGTCTGCCTTATTTGTGGAAGGTGAAGAGCCAATTAAACAACCTATCATATCAGCCACAAAGGTCCTCGATACAACTGGGGCTGGAGATACTTTTACTGCAGCATTTGCTGTGGCTCTTGTGGAGGGCAAGTCCAGAAATGAATGCTTAAAATTTGCTG CTGCAGCTGCTTCTCTTTGTGTTCAAGTGAAGGGAGCTATTCCTAGCATGCCTGATAGGAAATCAGTTTTGGATCTTCTTCAATCTCATTAA